Proteins encoded together in one Lagopus muta isolate bLagMut1 chromosome 3, bLagMut1 primary, whole genome shotgun sequence window:
- the DSCC1 gene encoding sister chromatid cohesion protein DCC1 encodes MRSRAEVDATLRTAKLNPAELLPAVHCLSFGPQGGVGDCCLLQLEAGLCAELEAGRSLVIRGEKDEQAVLCSKDKTYDMKIADTSNMLLFIPGCKTPEELNADQASCNIIHSQIAGFSNNYWELRRCRPKLKKLRKLLMEDPYEGPGSAKDQIATVSKYTTEDLLGLIQASEEEILHQLQAIGACVIEGCWRVLEFDYEMKLLNHVTQLIDSESWSFSKVPLRTCLEELGPLEPIEMIEHILLSYGRKYTDDAGEVYFEMHEDKICRAIAQMLLQNAVKFNLSEFHEVWQQSVPEGMSTRLDQLKGLALVDKASRPETIFLLKVEDLPEDNQERFNSLFSIREKWTEADITPYIQDLCAEKQTVGALLTKYARSSMQNGIKLYNSRRPIS; translated from the exons ATGCGGAGCCGCGCGGAGGTGGACGCCACGCTGCGTACCGCCAAGCTGAACCCCGCCGAGCTGCTGCCGGCAGTGCACTGCCTCAGCTTCGGCCCGCAGGGCGGCGTCGGCgattgctgcctgctgcagctcgAGGCGGGGCTGTGCGCCGAGCTGGAGGCGGGCCGCAG cctggTAATCCGTGGTGAAAAGGATGAACAAGCAGTGTTGTGCAGTAAAGATAAAACTTACGACATGAAAATAGCAGATACCTCAAATATGCTGCTGTTTATTCCTGGCTGCAAAACTCCGGAAGAGCTGAATGCAGATCAAGCATCTTGTAATATTATTCATTCACAG ATTGCTGGCTTCTCCAACAATTATTGGGAACTAAGGAGATGTCGACCTAAACTGAAGAAACTGAGGAAGCTTCTGATGGAAGATCCGTATGAAGGGCCAGGTAGTGCGAAAGATCAGATTGCAACGGTGTCAAAA TACACAACAGAAGATTTGCTAGGTCTGATTCAAGCAAGTGAAGAGGAAATACTGCACCAGCTGCAGGCTATTGGTGCCTGTGTAATTGAAG GATGTTGGAGAGTTTTAGAATTTGACTATGAGATGAAACTCTTGAATCACGTGACTCAGCTGATAGATTCAGAGTCCTGGTCTTTCAGTAAGGTTCCTTTACGTACCTGTCTCGAGGAGCTTGGACCTCTAGAGCCCAT agaGATGATAGAGCATATTCTTTTAAGCTATGGAAGGAAATACACTGATGATG cagGGGAGGTTTACTTTGAAATGCATGAAGATAAAATATGCAGAGCTATAGCGCAAATGCTTTTGCAAAATGCAGTTAAATTCAATTTATCAGAGTTTCATGAAGTCTGGCAACAAAGTGTCCCTGAAGGGATGTCAACAAGGCTTGATCAGCTTAAG GGTTTGGCTCTTGTGGATAAAGCCTCAAGACCAGAGACCATCTTTCTGCTAAAAGTAGAAGACTTACCTGAAGATAATCAGGAAAGATTCAACAGCTTATTCAGCATACGGGAAAAATGGACGGAAGCGGATATTACCCCTTATATCCA AGACTTATGTGCAGAGAAGCAGACGGTTGGTGCGCTTCTGACAAAATATGCTCGATCCTCAATGCAAAATGGTATTAAACTTTATAATTCCAGAAGACCTATCTcataa